A stretch of DNA from Vanacampus margaritifer isolate UIUO_Vmar chromosome 1, RoL_Vmar_1.0, whole genome shotgun sequence:
ATGACAAAGCCTGTCTGTCAGCCTTTTTTGAAAGTTACTGTGGCTGGAGGCAGAAACACGTCCAATATATGGCCAAGGCCAAGCACCTCGCTAACAAGGTGTTGTGCCAAAGCGCACGCATTAAGTGGAAGCCACGCGACAGCACTGCCTatgcatgttttcaataaacacatgaagaacACACGTGTGGTTTTTCGATTTGcagttttagaaacgttttgtaacaagggcaaatgtttttcgcggagaagcagaagaaagaGCAACAATCACTCACACGTGTagtggactcaaggtgcgttcaatgaacaggcacacagtaggaaatcactGGTAAggatagaaaaagctcagacgaaTGAGATTGTGAagcatttttgacacttcccttaaaaaataagtcgagtgtgaattattttgttccactttgtagtatttgattactTAGGCATTCAGTTCCGGCATCGAGGTATTTTATACAGGTATAGTTtcgaagtcaaaattttggtattgTGACAACACTAGTTTTGGgtttatgaaaacaaagaagTGAACACATTTTCGGGCCAGATTTGAATTGAAATGTAGCAAGAGTTTGAGCGAACCTCAGATATTCCGGAAGTTTTTCCACAGTTGAGGAGCAGAGTCACAGATTGTTGCTTCATTTTGTTTGGTTCTGGTCCTGGAAGTACTCAATAAATCTGCATCCGACAACCTGGCAACACCCTTGCCTGGGCCTCGAGATTGCCCCCAatcatttcatgaaaaaaacatacaggcctactttttttttcaatttaaagcaATCATTATTGATTCAGTCTTAAttcacactgaaaaaaaacgcATCAAAATGCTTAATCTATGACGATTGTTTCGAGTGTTGTCTTCCCGTCTCATGCAATAGACTATTCCATCTTCTTACTGCGCATGTTCAGACATTATTCGGCAAAAGGGCAGCAAAATaaatttgatgaaaatgaaatatgcCAGTGGAGGAGAGAAGAGGAAAAACATTACAGTTTTCATTAAACTACCAAAGTTTTCAAACGTTTTAATCGGAACCTTGTTAACAGCAAGAGTACGACGTTCTTGCCaacacagtggtgccttgacaaACCAGTGCCTTGACTgaagagtttgtttttgttttttagatacAGATTTcacttggttgtttttttgtgtcttcaagatgcaaggaaaaaaacaacattgcatGCGCTCTAAACTCCTACTGCTAGATGGCGGCACCAAACTACATCCCACCACCATCCATTCACATTGGCTTCCTTGCAGTGGAAGGATAACGTAAGTTGGTGGGCAAATGCACCATTAAACTGTTTTGTTAATTGCATTTCTATCTAATGTGGAAAGATGAGTTAAGATgtgaattgttttatttaagcgTCAGTGTGTCTGCACATTTTGGGGTCCTAATTTACTAATTTAActtagtaaataataaaaaattatcatcAGAGCTATAAGTCATCAGTTTCTGCGTTTGAGAAGCTTTCTAATTATAGTAACCTTTTGAATATAGGATGAAAATACAAACTTGGattgaacaaaaatgtcacacctaaactctttctcaataattgtaattttaaaagTGCTACAGAAAAATCCCTAGcatttcattaataaaaaaaaaaatgcattgaagtgaaatttattaaattaattctggacaaaacattaacttttcactgctgaaaatgactcaagttcattatttttcatgtacaattaatatcttaaaaaaaaaaaaattccacttgttgtcgactgaagatgacatcacctgtgctgaggaagaagGTAATGAACAATCatggctcgcctgttttctgggtttggtcagtaaacttagccatgattggtcgttacctacttcctcaacaCAGGTGTTGTCaacttcagtcaacagcaaatagttaaaaaagttttcaatggtattaattgtacataaaaaataatgaagttatcaaattaattttggacaaaatattaactttactgttgaaaatgtctcaatgaatgTTACGTATCCCTTTAAGAGATTGTTTTCAGTTTCACAATATCTAGACATTTTTAAATCCTCTAATTATTGAATAAAAGGTTGTTTGTTCATATTAGCCTTCGCTATAAATGATTCTGATAGCCTTCTTTTaacttgtaattatttttgtgtaaatttGCATGACGTTTTACCCCAAATTTGCGAAGATTAAATCGTGCAGTTGTAATGAAGTCACGTGCTGAAGTGAAGACACGTGACAAGCGGACAGCTGTCGGGTCAGCCTGCCTCACCTGTCTCGGCGTCGTAAAACTCCTCCTCGCTGTTCATAGTGAGTCGAGAGGACAGTTCCTCAGTCACAAGTCATGTTGAAAGCAGCGACGACCCCCAGTCTGGACTCCCTCCGAACATCGCAGAGAGCCAAAACACAGCGACTGTAAACACACGCAAAAAGGAGGACGCTTTTGTTACGGCGAGCGGGTGACAGCTGCCTGCCTGCTTGCTAACaagcatgttgaaaaaaaaaatagcttcccCAGGCTAGCTAGCGAAATGGTACTTTGCGACGCTGGTGAGTTGAAACGCCCACAGAAGATATTAGCTAACGTTAGCGGCGCACTCCCAGACAAGTTAAGGGCAACCGCGATGCTGACATGTGAATGCAAATCGAGTTTACTGAAATATACCTGTGAATCCAATGACTGAGCTGCAAACGTAAACAATCGACGACAGTTCAGTTCCGTCTGTGCGGACGGCCGGAAGTAGGTGGCAAGGACACCATGATTGACGTGTGTATTAGCCAATCAAAAGGGCAGTACgcgatttatttttgtataggTAAAGGTGtgttgtaataaataataaaagatgTCTTGATTTCATTAGTTCGATTCAAAAAGCTAAATTTACATATGACATTAAGGAAACCCTAAATTTACCATATCGAGAGTTGATAACGTCACCTGTGAAACAAAGTGATTTTTAATGTAGAAATGATTGACAAATAAACCTTCtaaaaaattttgtgtttgtatgaATAGGTTTAATATATGAGTTTCACTATGACAACACTATGTGAAACCTTGCGTTATAATGTATTTGTGTAGTAGCCATCAATTTTGTAGACAaattaagaaatatatatatatatatttatttatttatttaattattattattattattattattattattattattattattattattatctttaccACGGCACTGGACACGCGTTATAGCGGGTAGAAGTCGGTCGTCAATCCAAGAGAAAATTAAAGAGAAATATGTTTAAAGTTgtagttttgttttataattctCCAGAGCCATCGCTAAAGTTCAgtaaacacttttattttgaaacaatgaCCGGAAACGTATTTGGCCAATACCGTTCTTCTACGACGGCATGTGTCATTATGACCGCTTGTCAGTCTTGAGGATCATCAGGTCCGGTGTCCGTCTACTAGGGAGTTCGGGGTCAACGCACACATTAATAAACACGTCATGGTCAGCTCAAAGCGAAGAAGCCCAACTCGTTTGCTCTTGCtggtataaaacaaaacaaaataacagagATGAACAAAGAAGGAAACCGATGTGTAAAGAGTGCGTCCCGGAGCCAGAAGCCATCCATGATGTCCCAACAGGGAACCGTCCAGAGGAGGAAAAAGGAGTCCACGTCTAAAGACAGCCACAGCGGCGGCCAGCCTAAAGGAGCATCGGCTGGTCAACGAGGCTCTGGGAAAGAAGCAAAAACAACGGAGAAACTTCCCCAGAGCGCCGTGATAGAATGCACGAGGCGACCCGGTGCCCAGAGGAAACTCTCCGACGCCAGCAACACGTCCGAGGACCTGAGCAAAGACTCCGGCTGCTTGTCGGGGAAACCCTCCTCCTCCGACAGCAGCTCGGAAATATCCGATTGTACGTGGGAGGGCAACAAGCGCGACTCTCCCATCAGCGACAATGAATTAAGCTGGACAGACGCGAGAGCTTACGAAGGGCCGAACCGCGGAGGCAAAGACGACGGCAAAGAGCGCGTAAAAGAAGCGCACACCGCTTGCCATCCTCCCTTGGATGCGGTTGGAGGGGCCCTCACTTTGGTCCACTCCTCGGGGGCATTTATGGATCTCATAATGGCAGAGACCACAGATGACCTGGTCAGGGAGGTGGAGGATTTGAGGTCAGAGAATGAGTATTTGAGGGTAAGGCACTTAAATTCCGTTGAATTAACTGGATagctattttaactcattcactgccatacattcattaaaaaaagatatattattaaaaattaggggcgacaggcaattacattttttaatcgtaattaatcgcatgacttcactagttaactcacaattaatcaaaatttttatatctgttctaaatgtacaatatttattttctaggttttcatactcttgttaacaaaagtggggaaataaatgttgaatagaaaaagttaaaattaatttttgacgtttatagccgtcaatggcagtgaataaatttaaagaaaagaaaagatgaattaaaattaggggggacaggtgattaaaatttaattgtaattaatcacatgacttcactagttaactcacgattaatcacaaattttatatctgttctaaatgtacaacaaaaaaattataggttttcatactcttgttaacaaaagtggaaaaaaatgttcaactaatagtaatagttcaaattaatttttgacgtttatagccgtcaatggcaatgaatgcgttaatgaattagattttttttaacacctttTTTCTACCTCTTTAGTAAAAAAGATATTTCAAatgtacaaacaaaaaacaattatgatTCAGTTGCTGGTTTGGTTCAtaaaatacatcacaaaaaatcCTCATAAATGTTGAtcaatgttttccaaagtaaaagtaaacgctttgttttgattcaacacaaatcTAATCAGTCATATTTAATGGAGGACTAGACAGGAATCTTGGAGTATTTacttgagaggctgaaatttggAGCATTTGGAAAGTTTTACGTTAAACAATGTCTCtaaatgattaattgattatcaaaatagttgttaGTTAATTTGTCgaataatgcattttaaaaaaatctattttcccaatattttttcttgaacggcaaaattcacaatgTTAGTGGTGTTGCTAGATAAACACGGTGTGGTGTCTATCTCAGGATGAGGTGGAGGAGCTGCGCTGCGAGATGTTGGAGATGCGTGACATGTTCCAGGAGGAGGAGACACGCCAGCTGCAGGATCTGCGGCAGCAGCTGGAGCAGGCCAACAAGACGTGCCGCATCCTTCAGTACCGTCTCCGCAAAGCAGAGCGACGCAGCATCAGAGTGGCCCAGACCGGGCAGGTGGACGGGGAACTGGTCAGGACCCTTGAGCACGATATCAAGGTCAGTGTTGTGGAAAAAGCTTTACTTGTGGGcgtgttgttgcttttttcagATTCGACAGAATTTTTTTGAAATGCCAAAAACAGGTGATCTTTTAGtggcacaaaataaaaaactcattCATCATGAATCATTCAATCAGTCAATTAAGATTTTAACTGCGATGGACTTGTCCTCTCTCGGTTTACGTCTTTTTAATATTATGTCATCTGTGAAAGTTGAAAAATAGTAACAACCCTAATTTAACAAAGTAAGGAGTCGAAAGCTCAGATATCACTTTTCAAATGGAGAAAGTAAAAGTGAAGAATCATCAGAAAATGAATATTCAAAGTATACATACAACTACATACAGTTGGAAAGTATTTTTACTTAGTTACTTCCCACCATTGACTAATCACCACCATACTAGCCTATTAGTGAGGTGCATATCCATGACTAAGATCAAGTACTTCCTGTTCCTGCCGATGATCACCGAGAAGTCCAGTTCTCACTCGTGCAACTTATTTTTGACTTTACCAAGCCATTGCGAGATTAAGTGGTAACTGTTCCTTCATGAGTAAGTAACAAGCACTGGAATCTTACAACGGTCATCTCCTAAACCTTAAGTCCATTTAGGTGACTTTCTTTCAAATTCCCTTCAAACAATTTAATGTGAGCACCAAATTTTGGTTTGCATGAAGGTTGCAAAGAGCGTGTCCCTACGACTGTACAACGAGCTGGAAGTggtgcaaaagaagaacagccAGTTGGACTGGGAGAATGAGATGCTTCGAGAGAAGACGCAAGAACTGGAGGTGGCCAAGCACGTCTTGCAGACTGAGTTGGAGAAAGCCAGAGAggtgagaccttttttttaatacaactacATCAACGTGTTGGGTGGACGTATGTGATCAATGGCCAAAAGTGTCACCACCAACCAAGGCTAATATAGTTAAGGAAAATTTGAGCTAGCTAAAGCTAACATTGAAGAAACATTTTCGCtaacgaaataaaaacatttttttttttaaagaaggaaaaaaataaaactaacgaCTGCAACTTTATCttgtgtttacaaaactaactataactaTTGCacaaatgtcctttgttttcatctttgccaattaactaattcactgtcattgacagctatagacgtcaaaaattcatttgaactatttctattagtttaacatttgtttccacttttgctagcaagagtatgaaaacctagctttttttaattgtacattcagaacagatattaactagtgaagtcatgggattcattacaataaaaaaaatgtaatcgcctgacgcccctaacaaaaaataaataaataaaataaggggtgtcagacaattaaaatttgtattcgtaattaatctcatgaaaaaaaaattctaggtttttatgaaaaatgaaatgaaatggaaaaaaaatgttaaactaagagaaatagttcacatgaatttttgacgtctatagtcgtcaatgggagtgaatgagttaatatcataATAGGCTATGTCATACATGAGCTATTGGAGTTCAAattaagtgtatttattttcagcATTTCTAAAGGTCAACAGTTGCTTGAGAATTATAGTTTATATACATAAGagtgatctttttttcacatgacaaatactccatttaattaaaaaaaatcaaactaataataaagtaatgctaaaatgaaaaaaaaaaaacttgctctaAACCTAATTAAAACGAATTTAATTTAAACAgaagtcaaaattaaattaaaaaaattatggaaaaaaaaatccaaaacgaTTATAACCCTGCCACCAACAACCCCATGGTGACCACTCACAGCTGCGCCCATCCCAGTCAGCTGCCCCCCCTGATCCAAAACACATGAGACGAGACGACACCCTGATATGGGCCGGGCCGGCAGCTGCCTGGTGCCGTGGTGGGTGCAGCCGCCTGGTATGCTAAATGAAGTCTGACCTCCGAGCGCAGCTGACATCCTCCAGCGACAAGACAGAGAAAAGCGAGTAAAGGGCGCAACTTCAAGCAAGTGAGAGATTACCAAAATAGACCCGAGCTTTTCTGCTTTTATTAAGCCTGGCTAAATCTGGATCAGCACGTATTATGGCATCCAGCAAGGCGGGAGTTGGCGTGTCATTCCGACACAATGACCTACAGCCATCAGCGAATGTTCTTTCGCTGATAGCTAACTCTTACACCCTTAAAGTGTCACACTTTCCATGTTGATGTTGTCCTTGAGGCCAGCAGCAATTATTCACTCGTGACACGTGTCTGCTTTAATCCAGGATTCTGTACTTTGTCTTGAGCTCAGTCTGAGGCAGCTGCTTGCAGGGAAAATCCACTTAGATTACCTCATCCAGGAGCCCAAAACCCGGTTTGAGCATTGGCAACTCTCACTTTGCATTTGGATTGACGGTCTGCGGCCCATTTTGTCACATCACAGTcggcattgaaataaaaagtcCTGAAAATAACAAATGTGTTATTAGTTCTGCTCAAATGAGTTTCATTATACCATAAAACGCCCCACTCTGCAGGGTTTATAATAATTTCagttttttcattatagtttcaTTCTCATCgtttaaatttagttttgttagttttcattgtttttttttaatgagtaattttagtttagtttgtatttgttttagtattagttttagttttttttttaatcattaaaaaatatattttgttcaccccaaaaaaaaaatcaattatagttttaattatttcgtGAGTTTagtcaaaaagttaaatactgaaaatggaatattaaaatgaaaatatttcatcCTGGACTGCGGAATTAAAAAAGTGTGAATTAATGCCTTATTTGTATGTAATTATTCCAATTATCACATTAAATCACAGCCctgtattgttttatattttagagTTTTTTAAAGAAGCGAAGCGCCAGATCGACAGCCAGCAAAACCGAACGGAGGCTCTCTCAACAGATtgaggtttgtttttgtttttgccttaaTTCAATACAAACGTAAAATACAAGTACGGCCATTTACGGCTGCTCTATTCCTGAAACTCTTTATGTTATTTGTATGCTCTTAATTAATTTCTACCTGCTTGTTTTGAAACTCAAATTTTGCACAAAGGTTTAGGGTTTCGTGGATCACTACAAAGCattaaaagtaattaaatggaatttgctcaaattaaggtcttaaatggcattaagaatattaaatacaatgtcGAGAGgcattacaaattttaatgcaattgtcaatcattttttatttaacataaaattttcaaaggagtcactatagttcaatttggcaaaaataaatttgataaaaataaatgtatttgtggggactggtgactagttgtaaataacaatgaacaaaatgaccaCGAGTATTGTTCCACTACTAACCTCCAATataaaacactaatgccaccttgTGGCAGAAatttacctcaacacaaatctctGACTCATGGTTTCATACTCCTTTTCACTGTAACTGTTAACTGTAATTTCATGAATTACTTACTATAAATGAACGAATAGCTACAACCACATTTGCATTTAGTAACCATATTTATCCACTTTTATGTGttaaacaagagtatgtaaaacttgagaaaaaaaagtacatttacaacagcTAAAACGTAtgattaatttatgattaatcgcgagttaactatggagatcatgtgattaattacgattaaaaattgcaaTCGACTGACAGCTCAAATATATAAACCGTATATTTGTGACCTACGGTATATTTTGTTAAGCCTCCTGCAGACTTTCCCATAATGGTCCTGCCTCCACAGCACGACGACGGCGATCTCAAGTGCCAACTCCATTTTGCCAAAGAAGAATTGGCTCTCATGTGCAAAAAGCTCACCAAGATGGTGTCGGAGAGCGAGGTCATGCACGAGCAACTGGCAGGGTACCATTCAGCGTACGGCGACCTCGACGCCTCCCGATCGCCTGAGGGCAAACAAAAGTCCGCTCATGCCAGAGAGGCAGAGGTCAAAGTTCACCTGAAACTGGTGGAAGAGGAGGCCATGCTCCTGAGCCGCCGAATCGTCGAGCTGGAGGTGGAGAATCGCGGCCTGCGAGCGGAAATGAACGACTTGAAAGAGAGAGATGGGGGAGGCGGAGCCGAGGAGGAGGGGAGTCGGAATGTTCGGGACGAACGTCTGGCGCCTTCCACTTTGAGGAAGAACAGAAAGGATAGAGGTCAGAGTTTGAAAACGGAAAGTGCTCTACATGATGAAAAGGCAGCAGAGGGGACCGAAGGGCAGCTTCCTTCTTGTCACGCCACAAGAGAAGGTCCCGTAGGGGGTGAGTGGGACCCATCAGAGAGTGTTAGCAACAAGTCACCTGATAGCAGCCTGAAAGGAATGACCGTGACGGATTATGCCACTCTTGCGGCTCTCCGAGATCATTCCTGCATTTTGAATTCCGCTATCCAGCTCATGAAAACGCCACCCAAAAACGGCCATTGCTCATCTTCCTCCGGCGCACTCTCCCCACCAACAGATGGTAAAACCCAGTCGTTATTCTTGCCAGGGCCTTTGAACGAGGCACTGGAGCTTCTACAGGCAATGCTGCAGGCTTTTATCATGAGGATGGACGTGCTTCTCAGTGGCAAAAATTCCCCTCACCAGGAAGCTCACGTTTGGGGTTCCTACTTGTTGTCCTCTCTCAGTGGAGAATATGTCGACCAGGACACTGTCAGTCAAAGTTTCATAGAATCAGCAAGAAAGCAGGAATGTGTTCAAGTTCTCCACATTGATGCGAATGAGAGAGCACAGCAAACATCAGGAGGGCTGTCGTCCAAATGGGACCTGAGAATGCAGCTGTCCGTGCAAATTCTGTGGATCCTCCATCAGTGGTGTCAAGCGTCTGTACAGGAAGCAAAAGAGGTAATTGATGGTTCTTTGCGCGGCAATTCAATATGCTACTGCagtagctttttaaaaatatatatatatatattaatatgcaACAGCATGTTAAAAGCTCTCCAAAGGCCAAACTATGTTAATTCAATTCAAAGAAACACCAAATCATCACTCataaaagacgat
This window harbors:
- the LOC144037139 gene encoding uncharacterized protein LOC144037139 isoform X1, translating into MNKEGNRCVKSASRSQKPSMMSQQGTVQRRKKESTSKDSHSGGQPKGASAGQRGSGKEAKTTEKLPQSAVIECTRRPGAQRKLSDASNTSEDLSKDSGCLSGKPSSSDSSSEISDCTWEGNKRDSPISDNELSWTDARAYEGPNRGGKDDGKERVKEAHTACHPPLDAVGGALTLVHSSGAFMDLIMAETTDDLVREVEDLRSENEYLRDEVEELRCEMLEMRDMFQEEETRQLQDLRQQLEQANKTCRILQYRLRKAERRSIRVAQTGQVDGELVRTLEHDIKVAKSVSLRLYNELEVVQKKNSQLDWENEMLREKTQELEVAKHVLQTELEKARESFLKKRSARSTASKTERRLSQQIEHDDGDLKCQLHFAKEELALMCKKLTKMVSESEVMHEQLAGYHSAYGDLDASRSPEGKQKSAHAREAEVKVHLKLVEEEAMLLSRRIVELEVENRGLRAEMNDLKERDGGGGAEEEGSRNVRDERLAPSTLRKNRKDRGQSLKTESALHDEKAAEGTEGQLPSCHATREGPVGGEWDPSESVSNKSPDSSLKGMTVTDYATLAALRDHSCILNSAIQLMKTPPKNGHCSSSSGALSPPTDGKTQSLFLPGPLNEALELLQAMLQAFIMRMDVLLSGKNSPHQEAHVWGSYLLSSLSGEYVDQDTVSQSFIESARKQECVQVLHIDANERAQQTSGGLSSKWDLRMQLSVQILWILHQWCQASVQEAKEVKDKRMIMLRGLLQSIGAELQEETPDGEAFGVRSTASECAVSGDVTDEGRPDANRVCSSTRQKLNRQLSPHAYKRKNWCYVSQQAALLDQEQPVKTWDHLIMPLSFPDLDFEQMFMERSHTAPEKSALRIYCSPPSKRRVQLAQLKQSPESDRESVDTQSPWWTPPTSFSTLCGGSSANLSDDMKEMAAGWRQASHGGSQVSRRRLASRGVDVACCGTQTHMRPPMVSIGLQTEGPGSVTVKNSPSRAVNSSLGSNRSRSVSTSLDRLTTRTERSRLTASSPKLYRSQSASGASSNLSSSSTANTRDRTLWNHQSHSGQMSRRSAPGQNLSPLLSEPQGQNLKPPNKSAGGLVTEFLRRVSGRAERPGSAQKMKSNLERIPARASASSLPRNDSVNRIVNHRFMRQREEVSRDQREEKRRSGSNGTTYNLRSPMAERNPCGEQLRCMSGGLEEAPSEAGGRHRVQNAKGSTAKVFQVNRRSVAARSRQRPGYATTEYIHAFRNEKRT
- the LOC144037139 gene encoding uncharacterized protein LOC144037139 isoform X2, with the protein product MNKEGNRCVKSASRSQKPSMMSQQGTVQRRKKESTSKDSHSGGQPKGASAGQRGSGKEAKTTEKLPQSAVIECTRRPGAQRKLSDASNTSEDLSKDSGCLSGKPSSSDSSSEISDCTWEGNKRDSPISDNELSWTDARAYEGPNRGGKDDGKERVKEAHTACHPPLDAVGGALTLVHSSGAFMDLIMAETTDDLVREVEDLRSENEYLRDEVEELRCEMLEMRDMFQEEETRQLQDLRQQLEQANKTCRILQYRLRKAERRSIRVAQTGQVDGELVRTLEHDIKVAKSVSLRLYNELEVVQKKNSQLDWENEMLREKTQELEVAKHVLQTELEKARESFLKKRSARSTASKTERRLSQQIEHDDGDLKCQLHFAKEELALMCKKLTKMVSESEVMHEQLAGYHSAYGDLDASRSPEGKQKSAHAREAEVKVHLKLVEEEAMLLSRRIVELEVENRGLRAEMNDLKERDGGGGAEEEGSRNVRDERLAPSTLRKNRKDRGQSLKTESALHDEKAAEGTEGQLPSCHATREGPVGGEWDPSESVSNKSPDSSLKGMTVTDYATLAALRDHSCILNSAIQLMKTPPKNGHCSSSSGALSPPTDGKTQSLFLPGPLNEALELLQAMLQAFIMRMDVLLSGKNSPHQEAHVWGSYLLSSLSGEYVDQDTVSQSFIESARKQECVQVLHIDANERAQQTSGGLSSKWDLRMQLSVQILWILHQWCQASVQEAKEVKDKRMIMLRGLLQSIGAELQEETPDGEAFGVRSTASECAVSGDVTDEGRPDANRVCSSTRQKLNRQLSPHAYKRKNWCYVSQQAALLDQEQPVKTWDHLIMPLSFPDLDFEQMFMERSHTAPEKSALRIYCSPPSKRRVQLAQLKQSPESDRESVDTQSPWWTPPTSFSTLCGGSSANLSDDMKEMAAGWRQASHGGSQVSRRRLASRGVDVACCGTQTHMRPPMVSIGLQTEGPGSVTVKNSPSRAVNSSLGSNRSRSVSTSLDRLTTRTERSRLTASSPKLYRSQSASGASSNLSSSSTANTRDRTLWNHQSHSGQMSRRSAPGQNLSPLLSEPQGQNLKPPNKSAGGLVTEFLRRVSGRAERPGSAQKMKSNLERIPARASASSLPRNDSVNRIVNHRFMRQREEVSRDQREEKRRSGSNGTTYNLRSPMAEQDGNYDCSSSSTLTFCFARPFRSTHRQTANQSKVARCQTAE
- the LOC144037139 gene encoding uncharacterized protein LOC144037139 isoform X3; translation: MNKEGNRCVKSASRSQKPSMMSQQGTVQRRKKESTSKDSHSGGQPKGASAGQRGSGKEAKTTEKLPQSAVIECTRRPGAQRKLSDASNTSEDLSKDSGCLSGKPSSSDSSSEISDCTWEGNKRDSPISDNELSWTDARAYEGPNRGGKDDGKERVKEAHTACHPPLDAVGGALTLVHSSGAFMDLIMAETTDDLVREVEDLRSENEYLRDEVEELRCEMLEMRDMFQEEETRQLQDLRQQLEQANKTCRILQYRLRKAERRSIRVAQTGQVDGELVRTLEHDIKVAKSVSLRLYNELEVVQKKNSQLDWENEMLREKTQELEVAKHVLQTELEKARESFLKKRSARSTASKTERRLSQQIEHDDGDLKCQLHFAKEELALMCKKLTKMVSESEVMHEQLAGYHSAYGDLDASRSPEGKQKSAHAREAEVKVHLKLVEEEAMLLSRRIVELEVENRGLRAEMNDLKERDGGGGAEEEGSRNVRDERLAPSTLRKNRKDRGQSLKTESALHDEKAAEGTEGQLPSCHATREGPVGGEWDPSESVSNKSPDSSLKGMTVTDYATLAALRDHSCILNSAIQLMKTPPKNGHCSSSSGALSPPTDGKTQSLFLPGPLNEALELLQAMLQAFIMRMDVLLSGKNSPHQEAHVWGSYLLSSLSGEYVDQDTVSQSFIESARKQECVQVLHIDANERAQQTSGGLSSKWDLRMQLSVQILWILHQWCQASVQEAKEVKDKRMIMLRGLLQSIGAELQEETPDGEAFGVRSTASECAVSGDVTDEGRPDANRVCSSTRQKLNRQLSPHAYKRKNWCYVSQQAALLDQEQPVKTWDHLIMPLSFPDLDFEQMFMERSHTAPEKSALRIYCSPPSKRRVQLAQLKQSPESDRESVDTQSPWWTPPTSFSTLCGGSSANLSDDMKEMAAGWRQASHGGSQVSRRRLASRGVDVACCGTQTHMRPPMVSIGLQTEGPGSVTVKNSPSRAVNSSLGSNRSRSVSTSLDRLTTRTERSRLTASSPKLYRSQSASGASSNLSSSSTANTRDRTLWNHQSHSGQMSRRSAPGQNLSPLLSEPQGQNLKPPNKSAGGLVTEFLRRVSGRAERPGSAQKMKSNLERIPARASASSLPRNDSVNRIVNHRFMRQREEVSRDQREEKRRSGSNGTTYNLRSPMAEDGNYDCSSSSTLTFCFARPFRSTHRQTANQSKVARCQTAE
- the LOC144037139 gene encoding uncharacterized protein LOC144037139 isoform X4, with product MLEMRDMFQEEETRQLQDLRQQLEQANKTCRILQYRLRKAERRSIRVAQTGQVDGELVRTLEHDIKVAKSVSLRLYNELEVVQKKNSQLDWENEMLREKTQELEVAKHVLQTELEKARESFLKKRSARSTASKTERRLSQQIEHDDGDLKCQLHFAKEELALMCKKLTKMVSESEVMHEQLAGYHSAYGDLDASRSPEGKQKSAHAREAEVKVHLKLVEEEAMLLSRRIVELEVENRGLRAEMNDLKERDGGGGAEEEGSRNVRDERLAPSTLRKNRKDRGQSLKTESALHDEKAAEGTEGQLPSCHATREGPVGGEWDPSESVSNKSPDSSLKGMTVTDYATLAALRDHSCILNSAIQLMKTPPKNGHCSSSSGALSPPTDGKTQSLFLPGPLNEALELLQAMLQAFIMRMDVLLSGKNSPHQEAHVWGSYLLSSLSGEYVDQDTVSQSFIESARKQECVQVLHIDANERAQQTSGGLSSKWDLRMQLSVQILWILHQWCQASVQEAKEVKDKRMIMLRGLLQSIGAELQEETPDGEAFGVRSTASECAVSGDVTDEGRPDANRVCSSTRQKLNRQLSPHAYKRKNWCYVSQQAALLDQEQPVKTWDHLIMPLSFPDLDFEQMFMERSHTAPEKSALRIYCSPPSKRRVQLAQLKQSPESDRESVDTQSPWWTPPTSFSTLCGGSSANLSDDMKEMAAGWRQASHGGSQVSRRRLASRGVDVACCGTQTHMRPPMVSIGLQTEGPGSVTVKNSPSRAVNSSLGSNRSRSVSTSLDRLTTRTERSRLTASSPKLYRSQSASGASSNLSSSSTANTRDRTLWNHQSHSGQMSRRSAPGQNLSPLLSEPQGQNLKPPNKSAGGLVTEFLRRVSGRAERPGSAQKMKSNLERIPARASASSLPRNDSVNRIVNHRFMRQREEVSRDQREEKRRSGSNGTTYNLRSPMAERNPCGEQLRCMSGGLEEAPSEAGGRHRVQNAKGSTAKVFQVNRRSVAARSRQRPGYATTEYIHAFRNEKRT